In a single window of the Scyliorhinus canicula chromosome 1, sScyCan1.1, whole genome shotgun sequence genome:
- the pheta1 gene encoding sesquipedalian-1: MKLNERSVAYYATCDSPSDKTGYLHKKGERNTAYHRRWFVLKGNLFFYFEEKDSRDPIGVIILEGCTVELCESSEDYAFAIKFDSVKSRTYKMAAEGQGEMESWVKALSRASFDYMRIVVKELEKQLEEMQQNRPSSRKNQRKPLVRKQAINPHNTSLISHNFSVPCRAPVKENGYVSWNTTPNQIIDAELNGKAHAVHDNTDISKYFSEQALERPLHTQRLPPPLPPRRRSGTGGITSATGGLILTQDNNTTAGTVSFTRLHEWFGREIIQLRRQWQENKFGKDDESQLDQMVFN, from the coding sequence ATGAAGTTAAATGAACGAAGTGTGGCATACTATGCCACCTGTGATTCTCCTTCTGACAAGACTGGATACTTGCATAAGAAGGGAGAACGGAACACTGCTTACCACAGGCGCTGGTTTGTTTTGAAGGGAAATCTGTTTTTTTACTTTGAAGAAAAGGACAGTAGAGACCCAATTGGAGTGATTATACTTGAAGGATGTACTGTGGAGTTGTGTGAATCTTCAGAGGATTATGCATTTGCAATCAAGTTCGACAGTGTCAAATCACGGACATATAAAATGGCTGCTGAAGGCCAGGGAGAAATGGAGTCCTGGGTTAAAGCTTTATCTCGTGCAAGCTTTGACTATATGAGAATTGTTGTGAAGGAACTTGAAAagcaattggaagagatgcagcaAAACAGACCCAGCAGTCGCAAAAACCAGAGAAAACCACTTGTGCGAAAGCAAGCAATCAATCCTCATAATACATCACTAATCTCGCATAATTTCTCTGTACCTTGTAGGGCTCCTGTTAAGGAGAATGGCTATGTCTCCTGGAATACTACACCAAATCAAATTATTGATGCtgaattgaatggcaaagcacatGCTGTTCATGATAATACTGATATCTCAAAATATTTCTCAGAACAAGCACTTGAAAGACCCCTACATACTCAACGCTTACCGCCACCTCTTCCCCCTAGGAGGAGATCAGGAACAGGAGGGATAACATCTGCGACTGGTGGTCTGATACTCACCCAGGATAACAATACAACAGCAGGGACAGTCAGTTTTACCAGGTTACATGAATGGTTTGGTAGGGAAATAATACAGCTGCGAAGACAATGGCAAGAAAACAAGTTTGGAAAGGATGATGAATCACAACTGGATCAAATGGTTTTTAATTAA